One genomic window of Diospyros lotus cultivar Yz01 chromosome 8, ASM1463336v1, whole genome shotgun sequence includes the following:
- the LOC127808076 gene encoding LOW QUALITY PROTEIN: uncharacterized protein LOC127808076 (The sequence of the model RefSeq protein was modified relative to this genomic sequence to represent the inferred CDS: deleted 1 base in 1 codon), with amino-acid sequence MARNAVKHVAKAVGEYQYPWREKLEKYADELSKGVWGYWELGAWKPLGISARRRARLRKEVLLAGEDWPYDPARKEMKTKRKGHKCDRISAEKRPNTAELMQRMPQMLADYRKRRWQKKMNEEEAKADD; translated from the exons ATGGCCAGAAATGCAGTAAAACATGTAGCAAAAGCAGTTGGGGAATACCAATATCCATGGCGAGAGAAGTTGGAAAAGTACGCAGATGAACTCTCTAAGGGTGTTTGGGGTTATTGGGAGCTTGGGGCATGGAAGCCACTGGGCATCAGTGCCCGCCGGCGAGCTAGACTCCGGAAAGAAGTTCTTCTTGCCGGTGAAGATTGGCCCTATGATCCGGCAAGAAAAGAGATGAAGACCAAGAGGAAAGGGCACAAGTGTGATAGGATTTCAGCTGAAAAGCGG CCGAATACTGCTGAATTAATGCAGAGAATGCCTCAAATGTTGGCAGATTACAGGAAGAGGAGGTGGCAGAAGAAGATGAACGAAGAGGAGGCAAAGGCTGATGATTAG
- the LOC127807416 gene encoding LOW QUALITY PROTEIN: CO(2)-response secreted protease-like (The sequence of the model RefSeq protein was modified relative to this genomic sequence to represent the inferred CDS: substituted 3 bases at 3 genomic stop codons), whose protein sequence is MKNLSLLVSFYFSLFSLLLFGETEAGEQAQNRSVYIVYMGAATWPNGTSRDDHSHLVTSVKKVSKRTIKLLVQTYKHGFSGFAVRLTKEEADSIARRPEVVSVFPDPVLDLHTTXXWDFLRYXTDLEIDSTARSDADSSQGSDTIIGILDTGIWPESQSFNDKGMGPIPSRWKGTCMEGQDFTSAHCNRKLIGARYYNDPEDNDPRTRTPRDKVGHGTHVASITGGSPVPGASYYGLALGTAKGGSPTSRIAIYSVCKPTGCSGSAILAAFDDAIADGVVDVLSVSLGSSDDMTPDFSSDPIAIGAFHAVEKGITVVCSAGNSDPTPQTVANVDPWILTVAATTIDRDFQSVLVLGNNKVIKGGGIHFGDIQKYAIYPMIYGMDAKLGSNYIDDDNEARNCNPGAIDEEKVKGKIVVCDNENNRYLIEDKVGEVASQGGIGVVLVDDEARIVASSYGSSPVSVITSNEAAELRLYLDFTRYPVGTILPTVSLTNYKPAPKVASSSRGPSFSTKRILKPDIAAPGVDILAAWPGNDTEHAIKGKGTPLFYLLSGTSMSCPHVSGIAATVKSQFPNWSPSAIKSAIVTTATQTNNMKDTITTDSGSVATPYDYGAGEVITTGSLQPGLVYETNTIEYLEFFCNYGYDTSSIHIMSSKVPDGFKCSETARSNLISNMNYPSIAISHFDAEEGKKVIRTVTNVGVEDETLYIASISAPIGLDVKVIPDKLQFTKTKKKLSYEVIFASSTASTNTDMFGSITWCNGKYRVRSPFVVSR, encoded by the exons ATGAAGAATCTTTCCTTATTGGTTTCCTTCtacttctctctcttctcgctCTTACTTTTTGGAGAGACTGAGGCAGGTGAACAAGCACAAAATAGGAGTGTGTACATAGTTTATATGGGGGCTGCGACTTGGCCAAATGGAACCTCCAGAGATGACCACTCTCACCTTGTAACCTCTGTCAAGAAGGTTAGTAAAAGAACTATAAAGCTAC TGGTACAAACCTACAAACATGGTTTCTCTGGATTTGCTGTTCGATTGACCAAGGAGGAGGCAGATTCAATAGCACGAAGACCAGAAGTTGTCTCAGTGTTCCCCGATCCAGTCTTGGATCTCCACACGACCTGATAATGGGACTTCCTGAGATATTAAACTGATCTAGAAATCGATTCCACTGCTCGTTCGGATGCTGACTCCTCTCAGGGATCTGACACCATAATTGGGATATTAGACACAG GTATTTGGCCAGAGTCACAAAGTTTTAACGACAAGGGTATGGGCCCAATTCCATCAAGGTGGAAGGGGACCTGTATGGAAGGCCAAGATTTCACCTCGGCACATTGTAACAG GAAACTCATCGGAGCAAGATACTACAATGATCCTGAAGACAACGATCCCAGAACTCGTACACCGAGGGATAAGGTTGGCCACGGCACTCATGTTGCATCGATAACAGGTGGAAGCCCAGTCCCTGGAGCATCATACTATGGCCTAGCATTGGGCACAGCCAAAGGCGGATCCCCCACCTCAAGGATTGCTATCTACAGTGTCTGCAAACCCACTGGCTGCAGTGGCTCTGCTATCCTGGCAGCATTTGATGATGCAATAGCTGATGGGGTGGTTGATGTATTATCAGTTTCACTGGGATCGTCAGATGATATGACACCTGATTTCTCATCCGATCCTATAGCCATCGGAGCATTCCACGCAGTTGAGAAGGGCATTACTGTGGTCTGCTCTGCTGGGAACAGCGACCCCACACCCCAGACAGTTGCAAATGTTGACCCCTGGATTCTGACTGTTGCTGCCACCACCATCGACCGTGATTTTCAGTCTGTTCTTGTCCTGGGTAACAACAAAGTCATTAAG GGTGGAGGCATTCATTTTGGTGACATACAAAAATATGCCATTTATCCCATGATATATGGGATGGATGCCAAGTTGGGTTCCAATTATATCGATGATGATAATGAAGCAAG GAACTGCAACCCAGGGGCAATAGATGAAGAGAAAGTGAAGGGGAAGATAGTTGTGTGCGATAATGAAAACAATCGCTACTTAATTGAAGACAAGGTAGGGGAAGTGGCCAGCCAAGGTGGAATTGGAGTGGTTTTGGTTGACGATGAGGCAAGGATTGTTGCTTCAAGCTATGGATCTAGTCCAGTGTCAGTGATCACTTCAAACGAAGCTGCTGAATTACGCTTGTACCTTGACTTCACCAG GTACCCAGTTGGGACAATTCTTCCAACAGTGTCTTTGACAAATTATAAGCCAGCTCCCAAGGTGGCCTCCTCATCCAGAGGTCCTTCATTCAGCACAAAGCGTATTCTCAAG CCTGATATTGCAGCGCCAGGAGTGGACATTCTTGCAGCATGGCCTGGCAATGACACAGAACATGCTATCAAGGGAAAAGGCACTCCACTCTTCTATTTGCTCTCGGGAACTTCCATGTCATGCCCGCACGTTTCAGGCATTGCTGCCACGGTTAAATCTCAGTTCCCAAACTGGAGTCCCTCTGCAATCAAATCAGCCATAGTGACAACAG CAACTCAAACCAATAACATGAAGGACACAATAACAACAGATTCAGGGTCAGTTGCCACACCTTACGATTATGGTGCAGGGGAAGTAATCACAACAGGGTCATTACAGCCAGGATTAGTTTATGAGACAAACACAATCGAGTACCTGGAGTTTTTCTGTAACTATGGCTACGATACATCCTCTATCCACATTATGTCATCAAAAGTTCCAGATGGATTTAAATGTTCTGAGACTGCAAGGAGTAATTTAATCTCCAATATGAACTATCCATCAATAGCCATCTCCCATTTTGACgcagaagaaggaaaaaaggtTATCAGAACCGTCACAAATGTTGGTGTTGAGGATGAAACACTTTATATTGCATCCATCAGTGCACCTATCGGATTGGATGTCAAGGTGATACCTGATAAACTACAGTTTACAAAGACCAAGAAGAAGCTAAGCTATGAAGTGATCTTTGCATCATCTACAGCTTCAACAAATACAGATATGTTTGGTTCAATTACATGGTGTAATGGAAAATACAGAGTCCGGTCTCCATTTGTTGTAAGCAGATAA
- the LOC127808823 gene encoding phospholipid:diacylglycerol acyltransferase 1-like codes for MEIFSMYEVGIPTERAYVYKLSSGAECYIPFQIDTSADGGHDCTCLKGGVFSVDGDETVPVLSAGFMAAKGWRGKTRFNPQGIHTYIREYNHALQQISWKAVEPRGAHVDIMGNFALIEDIIKVAVGAIGLGGG; via the coding sequence ATGGAGATTTTCTCTATGTATGAAGTTGGAATCCCTACTGAAAGGGCATATGTCTATAAGTTAAGTTCTGGTGCCGAGTGTTACATTCCATTTCAGATTGATACCTCTGCCGACGGTGGGCATGACTGCACTTGCCTGAAGGGTGGGGTTTTTTCTGTTGATGGAGATGAAACAGTTCCCGTCCTGAGCGCAGGTTTTATGGCTGCAAAAGGCTGGCGGGGGAAAACCCGATTCAATCCTCAAGGCATTCATACTTACATAAGGGAATATAATCACGCCCTCCAGCAAATCTCTTGGAAGGCTGTGGAACCCAGAGGGGCTCATGTTGATATAATGGGGAACTTTGCCCTGATTGAAGATATCATTAAGGTGGCAGTGGGAGCTATAGGGTTGGGGGGTGGGTGA